The Streptosporangiales bacterium DNA window AGCCGACCGTGGTGATGCACGTGGAGGCGGGGCAGGTCGGCCGGCAGGGAGCCAACTCGGCCGGCATCGCGCTCAACGCCAACGGCCTGGGCGGCCGGTTCGACGACGTCGTCGGCGTGCCGCAGACGATGATCCGCCGCCGGGTGCTCGACAGCGCCCGGCTCGACCACGCGCTCGCCGCGTTGGTGAAGTCGAACGGGCACATCGCGAGCAACGCCCTGGTGACGCACAGGGACGGCTTCGCGATCGACATCGAGACGACCCCGGCCGCGCACGGCTGGATGTACCCCACCGACGGCCTGCTCGTGCACGGCAACCACTACGAGGCGTTCCGCCCGACCCAGCTCGCGGACAGGTACCGCCCGGCCTCGGTCGACTCGCTGTACCGCGTGCCGCGTGCGACGGAAGGACTCCGCAGGTGCCGTACGGCGTCGGGCTCGGCGGAGACGCGCAAGCTGATCCACGGGGCGATGACCGATCACCTCGGCTTCCCCGAGTCGCTGTGCACCCACCCCGATCCCGCGCAGCCGCCGCTGAAGCGGTCGGCGACCCTGCTGTCGAACTGCGTCGACCTCACCACGGGCGACTACCTCATCGCCGAGGGCACGCCCTGCGACCACGAGTACGAGTCCGTGCCCTGGAACATCTACGACGGACCCGGCGGTCAGTGATGACCGTCGCCGACCCAGGAAGAACAGGCCAATGATCGTTCGTCTCGTCACGGCCGCCACCCTCGCCGGCGTGGTCGGGCTCGCCGCCGCCTGCTCGGGTGGCGACCAGACCAAGGCTCCGGACGTCACCAAGCTGAAGCTCGTCGACCGCACCGCCAAGGCGAGCGGACCTGTCGACACCGTCACATGGCTGCTCGCCGAGGAGCCGGAGTCGCTCGACCTCGACGGCCGCGGCGGCACCGACGCCGACACGGTGATGAGCAACGTGTGCGAGCGGCTGTTCCAGGTGCAGCCCGACCTCAGCGTGAAGCCACAGCTCGCGGAGAAGGTCGAGGAGCCCGACCCGAAGACGATGGTGCTCACCATCCGCGACGGCGTCACGTTCCACGACGGCTCGAAGCTCACGGCTGACGACGTCGTGTGGAGCCTGCGGCGGCACGCGAAGCCCGGCGCCGACGAGTCGGACGAGTTCGACCAGGTCGACACGATCGAGAAGACCGGCCCGAGCGAGGTGACGGTCAGGTTCAGCAAGGCCAACGCGCTGTTCAAGCTGTCGATGGCAGGCGACGGCGGAATCATCCAGTCGGAGCGCGTCCTGAGACCGCAGGGCAAGGACTACGGCACTCCCGGGTTCGACGACGGCTGCACCGGGCCGTACCAGGTGGAGCGGTGGCGGTCCGGCACCGACCTCACCATCGCGCGGTACGACGCGTACTGGGACAAGGACGTCGAGGCGCTGACGAAGGAGGTCGTGTTCCGCTGGGCAGACGAGAACGCCCTGGTGAACAGT harbors:
- a CDS encoding acyl-coenzyme A--6-aminopenicillanic-acid-acyltransferase form, which gives rise to MSLRSLPAVEISGEPRTRGRQYGEAARERIHRAHAFYAEAFRESTGLAWDGVTERAKRWVAPARAFAPDLVEEMEGIADGSGLDFLDVLALNARGEIIYDSTFAGMLADDDRRDGCTSFALLDEASGDGHVYCGQNWDWRHGVQDTLMVLRIVQPPKPTVVMHVEAGQVGRQGANSAGIALNANGLGGRFDDVVGVPQTMIRRRVLDSARLDHALAALVKSNGHIASNALVTHRDGFAIDIETTPAAHGWMYPTDGLLVHGNHYEAFRPTQLADRYRPASVDSLYRVPRATEGLRRCRTASGSAETRKLIHGAMTDHLGFPESLCTHPDPAQPPLKRSATLLSNCVDLTTGDYLIAEGTPCDHEYESVPWNIYDGPGGQ